Proteins encoded in a region of the Methyloterricola oryzae genome:
- the msrP gene encoding protein-methionine-sulfoxide reductase catalytic subunit MsrP, protein MAKLPSSRIPPSEITPREVYQSRRHFLQLSLGLAAGALAPGVGFAGDKLAGVTSSKYVVPDQPTPLKDVTRYNNFYEFGTDKESPAETSGSLKTRPWTVAVDGEVHKPKVFDIDELLSLAPLEERIYRLRCVEAWSMVVPWVGYSLAELIKRVEPTGNAKYVEFTTLHDPQQMPGQRSDVLEWPYREGLRLDEARHPLTLLTFGLYGEVLPNQNGAPVRIVVPWKYGFKSAKSIVRIRFVEQQPISTWMRAGPSEYGFYANVNPAVDHPRWSQAKERRIGDFFKRPTLPFNGYVDDVAPLYAGMDLARYF, encoded by the coding sequence ATGGCAAAGCTGCCCTCCTCCCGTATACCGCCCTCCGAAATTACGCCCCGCGAGGTCTACCAAAGTCGCAGGCACTTCCTGCAGTTGTCCTTGGGGCTTGCCGCCGGGGCCTTGGCGCCAGGGGTCGGCTTCGCCGGCGATAAGCTTGCGGGTGTCACGAGCAGCAAATACGTCGTGCCGGACCAACCCACCCCGCTGAAAGACGTCACGCGGTACAACAACTTTTATGAGTTCGGCACCGACAAGGAATCGCCGGCTGAAACCTCCGGCAGCCTCAAGACACGCCCCTGGACGGTGGCGGTAGACGGCGAAGTGCACAAGCCCAAGGTGTTCGACATCGACGAACTACTCAGTCTTGCGCCATTGGAGGAGCGCATCTATAGGCTGCGCTGCGTCGAAGCCTGGTCGATGGTGGTGCCCTGGGTCGGCTACTCCCTGGCGGAACTCATCAAACGCGTGGAACCCACCGGCAACGCCAAGTATGTCGAATTCACCACCCTGCATGATCCTCAGCAGATGCCGGGACAGCGCTCGGACGTACTGGAATGGCCATACCGGGAGGGCCTGCGGCTGGACGAAGCGCGGCACCCGCTGACCCTGCTAACTTTCGGCCTGTATGGGGAAGTTCTGCCGAACCAGAACGGCGCGCCCGTGCGCATTGTCGTGCCCTGGAAATACGGCTTCAAGAGCGCGAAGTCCATCGTTCGCATCCGTTTTGTCGAGCAGCAGCCGATCTCCACCTGGATGCGGGCAGGGCCGTCGGAATACGGCTTCTACGCCAACGTCAACCCGGCGGTGGATCATCCCCGTTGGAGCCAGGCGAAGGAACGGCGCATCGGCGATTTCTTCAAACGGCCTACCCTGCCCTTCAACGGCTATGTCGATGATGTCGCGCCTTTGTATGCCGGTATGGATCTGGCCCGATATTTCTGA
- a CDS encoding sulfite oxidase heme-binding subunit YedZ, translated as MKGKTVLEQQLVWIKTVVFLCALIPLAKLGTGAFMDNLGANPIEKITRTTGFWTLSFLMLTLTVTPLRRLSGWSWPMRLRRMLGLFAFFYGSLHFLTYAVVDQFFDWDGIVKDIAKRPYITVGFPSFLLMIPLAVTSTDAMLRRLGGKNWKRLHRLSYATALGGVVHYGWLVKKDLSNPIVFAVLLALLLGFRVLLRCAERNGRQRAVPRAAVPDSLTPSDSGVRKTSG; from the coding sequence ATGAAAGGGAAGACAGTCCTTGAGCAGCAACTGGTTTGGATCAAGACCGTGGTGTTCCTGTGCGCCCTGATTCCTCTCGCCAAGCTGGGAACCGGGGCGTTCATGGACAACCTCGGTGCCAACCCCATCGAGAAGATCACCCGGACAACCGGCTTCTGGACGCTCAGTTTTCTCATGCTGACCCTGACGGTCACGCCGCTGCGCCGCCTCTCCGGCTGGTCCTGGCCGATGCGCCTGAGGCGCATGCTGGGGCTGTTTGCCTTCTTTTACGGCAGCTTGCATTTCCTCACTTACGCGGTCGTCGATCAATTTTTCGACTGGGACGGCATCGTCAAAGATATCGCCAAGCGGCCCTACATTACGGTGGGCTTTCCGTCCTTCCTGCTGATGATCCCCCTGGCCGTGACCTCGACGGACGCCATGTTGCGCCGCCTGGGCGGCAAAAACTGGAAGCGCCTTCACCGCCTGAGCTACGCAACCGCGCTGGGCGGCGTCGTTCACTACGGGTGGCTGGTCAAAAAGGACTTGAGCAATCCCATCGTATTTGCCGTGCTGCTAGCGCTATTGCTGGGCTTCCGCGTGCTCCTGCGGTGTGCGGAGCGGAACGGGAGGCAGCGAGCCGTACCGCGCGCAGCCGTCCCAGACAGCCTCACGCCATCAGACTCCGGAGTACGCAAAACATCGGGGTAG
- a CDS encoding L,D-transpeptidase has protein sequence MRAVLFFLTILLFNSWTAAAPFWGETKSQPVDTDPILLKPGQFIWKGDAVPVGPIVVLVSLPEQRAYVYRNGVRIGVSSASTGKRGHSTPTGVFTVLQKDRSHHSKTYNNAPMPFTERLTWDGVALHAGDLPGYPSSHGCVHLPSEFARLLFEAGHMGMTVVIGGQKNEPNEVVHPAPLAPVDASTGGVVKVPRLSRREAFRWNPEKSPAGPLSIVMSRADQRVLVFRNGIEIGRARLALRDPGRPLGTHAFIMQNGLGQGQSVLAQDAPAHRWLGVGIPGREKERDLPLNGTEVARISLPPAFGKAVYESLVPGTTLLVTDAPVLEQRTTGVAMNIMNTDPPG, from the coding sequence ATGCGCGCCGTCCTGTTTTTTTTGACCATTCTCCTGTTCAATTCATGGACTGCTGCTGCCCCGTTCTGGGGGGAAACCAAGTCACAGCCGGTTGACACGGACCCCATCCTGCTCAAGCCAGGTCAATTCATTTGGAAAGGCGATGCGGTCCCGGTTGGACCGATTGTCGTGCTGGTCAGTCTGCCCGAACAAAGGGCCTATGTGTATCGCAACGGGGTTCGCATCGGGGTTTCTTCGGCCAGCACCGGCAAGCGTGGACACAGTACGCCCACCGGCGTGTTCACAGTCTTGCAGAAGGATCGCTCGCATCATTCAAAAACGTACAACAATGCGCCCATGCCTTTCACGGAAAGGCTGACCTGGGATGGTGTGGCGCTGCATGCGGGAGACCTGCCTGGCTATCCTTCGTCCCATGGCTGCGTTCATCTGCCCTCGGAATTCGCGCGCCTGTTGTTCGAGGCGGGGCATATGGGCATGACCGTCGTGATCGGGGGCCAGAAGAACGAGCCGAACGAGGTGGTGCACCCAGCTCCGTTGGCGCCGGTCGATGCCTCCACCGGGGGCGTGGTAAAGGTGCCGCGTCTGTCGCGACGCGAGGCATTCCGCTGGAATCCTGAGAAATCGCCGGCAGGGCCCCTCTCCATCGTGATGAGTCGCGCCGATCAGCGCGTACTGGTTTTCCGCAACGGTATCGAAATCGGACGGGCGCGTCTGGCGCTGAGGGATCCGGGGCGGCCCCTTGGCACCCATGCCTTCATCATGCAGAACGGGCTCGGTCAGGGACAGAGCGTTCTGGCACAGGACGCACCCGCGCACCGCTGGCTTGGCGTGGGCATCCCGGGGCGTGAGAAGGAGCGCGATCTGCCACTCAATGGGACCGAAGTGGCCCGTATCAGCCTGCCGCCCGCGTTCGGAAAGGCCGTGTACGAGTCCCTGGTTCCAGGCACCACCTTGCTGGTGACCGATGCGCCGGTGCTGGAGCAGCGCACCACCGGCGTAGCGATGAATATCATGAACACGGACCCGCCCGGTTAG
- a CDS encoding EAL domain-containing protein, with product MTSRPIDPDDPSYAGFLAAALKNCEAEPIHQPGSIQPTGALVAVSMSDGLIRMASANLELLFPDARAVLGQPLAILLGETQASRVLEACSRGCDWRSAEVVGLTLRQEQREIEVDALVFISDGLLVLEIERQKRESRDLFRDLFIPVRDALWQADAEYDLRRYTQAVADQVRILTGYDRVMIYRFDANWDGTVIAESRSAGTESYLGNRFPASDIPAQARELYRKNLVRLIADVESEPVAVLPARNPLTGEPLDMSHSALRAFSPVHIEYLRNMGVRATLTISLIQNGRLWGLIACHHFSPRYIPLRVRELNEFVGRTVSLKLSNLENEERRELDRRVHELQGELLWQIRRSRNLSEDIALLRSGLLGLVRAKGALISISGVHYLFGETPSPRQVDGLLAWLRSLPPAPVFHTDNLSSLLPEAEAYHESASGILIAPLAPDGEDFILWFRGGVLQTIAWAGRPEKVLLQGSERPRISPRRSFESWIETYRDKSPSWSQVEIEAANTLATSILEVLNQRALRSSEENYRLLAEHSTDMIARIRADGVCTFVSPACLDLLGVTADAMLGRSLGEFLKEEERESLWRALARLEGSDEPVSWIFRSQRADGSPVWVEASFKSLLSLGNEGEIIVNARDITDRYTYQLAIEDLHRRNALILQSAGEGILSLDQNGIITFANERAGRLLGHIASTLPGQPGQDVLVVVDSGGAPVPEEHWPFHDHIQNKKVFREGRLLVRHEQRQTLALEYTSAPLLDGEQIAGCVLVFKEAAEQGLRLRPGHTTEAILDQAAEAVMITDAQNRIVSVNRAFTEITGYREAEVIGNTPRVLKSGIHTIQFYETLWITLIRDGRWCGEIWNRRKNGEVYPQWGSISAIYNSDGSVRNYVSVFSDNSKAKEAERELFFLANHDSLTGLPNRKNFTHKLVQLIERARRHGHRLAVAFIDLDYFKVINDSLGHSVGDSYLQTIGVRLSNVTRKQDILARWGGDEFIFAMDQVESRRSISEILARLASALSLPVKIEDHEISPTASIGVSLFPDDADTTDDLIKAADTAMYQSKQRGRNQIQFYTEELAQAANRKFTMGTDLRRAVRCGELVLHYQPQVDVATGALIGLESLVRWNHPRAGLIGPSDFLPLAEELGLVPDIGDWVLREACTQCRSWLDAGLVVPRIAVNLAPCQLQAGLVTKISLVLERFGLSGSMLEIEITEGAMEQGEQARAVMGALRDIGVAMSIDDFGTGYSSLSHLRNLPVDRFKIDRSFVEGVDACPENLAIVRAILSLGSTLEIQIIAEGVETESQSSVLQREGVTAMQGFLFGVPLGADAMTQLLRAAQLRLGDIPNSASR from the coding sequence ATGACAAGCCGACCCATCGATCCTGACGATCCCTCCTACGCAGGCTTTTTGGCGGCAGCGCTAAAAAACTGCGAGGCAGAACCCATTCACCAGCCCGGGTCGATTCAACCCACTGGCGCTCTCGTCGCAGTTTCGATGTCCGATGGTCTGATCCGCATGGCCAGCGCCAATCTGGAACTGCTGTTCCCCGATGCGAGAGCGGTGCTGGGCCAACCGCTTGCCATCCTGCTCGGCGAGACGCAGGCAAGCCGCGTCCTTGAAGCCTGCTCGCGGGGCTGTGACTGGAGATCTGCCGAGGTGGTCGGCCTGACATTGCGCCAGGAGCAGCGGGAAATCGAAGTCGATGCGCTGGTTTTCATCTCCGATGGGCTTTTGGTCCTCGAGATCGAGCGGCAGAAACGGGAAAGCCGGGACCTGTTCCGGGACCTGTTCATTCCGGTCCGGGACGCGCTATGGCAGGCGGATGCGGAGTACGATCTGCGCCGCTATACCCAGGCGGTGGCCGATCAGGTCAGGATTCTCACGGGCTACGATCGCGTGATGATTTACCGCTTCGACGCCAACTGGGATGGCACGGTGATCGCGGAAAGCCGTTCCGCGGGCACCGAGAGCTATCTGGGCAACCGCTTTCCGGCCTCGGACATTCCGGCGCAAGCGCGTGAACTCTACCGCAAGAACCTGGTGCGCCTGATCGCGGACGTCGAGTCGGAGCCGGTCGCCGTGCTACCTGCGCGCAATCCCTTGACCGGCGAGCCTCTAGACATGAGCCACTCTGCCCTGCGCGCCTTCTCTCCCGTACACATCGAGTACCTCCGGAACATGGGCGTCCGCGCCACGCTGACGATTTCCCTGATCCAGAACGGCCGTCTATGGGGGCTCATTGCCTGCCACCACTTCTCGCCGCGGTACATACCTTTGCGTGTCCGCGAATTGAACGAATTTGTGGGCCGGACGGTATCCCTCAAGCTCTCCAACCTGGAGAACGAGGAACGGCGCGAACTGGACCGGCGTGTGCACGAACTGCAAGGCGAACTGCTCTGGCAGATCCGCCGCTCACGTAACCTGAGCGAAGACATCGCCCTATTGAGGAGCGGGCTGCTCGGCCTGGTTCGCGCCAAGGGCGCACTCATTTCCATCAGCGGCGTGCATTATCTGTTCGGTGAGACACCTTCGCCGCGCCAGGTGGATGGCTTGCTGGCCTGGTTGCGGAGCCTGCCCCCAGCGCCGGTTTTCCACACCGACAACCTGAGCTCGCTGTTGCCGGAGGCCGAGGCCTATCACGAGAGCGCCAGCGGTATCCTTATCGCGCCCTTGGCCCCCGATGGGGAGGACTTCATCCTCTGGTTCCGTGGCGGCGTTCTGCAAACCATCGCCTGGGCCGGGCGCCCGGAAAAGGTTCTGCTGCAGGGCTCGGAGCGACCCAGAATATCGCCGCGCCGTTCGTTCGAATCCTGGATAGAAACCTACCGGGACAAGTCACCGTCCTGGTCGCAGGTCGAAATCGAGGCCGCCAACACCCTGGCCACATCCATCCTCGAAGTACTCAATCAGCGCGCCCTACGTTCCAGTGAGGAGAATTATCGGCTGCTGGCGGAGCACTCGACGGACATGATCGCACGCATCCGTGCCGACGGCGTCTGTACCTTCGTCTCGCCCGCCTGCCTCGACCTGCTTGGCGTTACGGCAGATGCCATGCTGGGCAGGTCCCTGGGTGAATTCCTGAAAGAGGAGGAGCGCGAATCGCTCTGGCGCGCCCTCGCGCGGCTCGAAGGCTCCGACGAGCCGGTGTCGTGGATTTTCCGCTCTCAGCGCGCTGATGGCAGCCCGGTCTGGGTGGAAGCCAGCTTCAAGAGCCTTCTCAGCCTGGGGAATGAAGGCGAAATCATCGTCAACGCACGCGACATCACCGACCGCTACACCTACCAGCTTGCCATCGAAGATCTGCACCGCCGCAACGCACTCATCCTGCAGTCCGCTGGCGAAGGCATCCTCAGCCTGGACCAGAATGGGATCATCACATTCGCCAACGAGCGCGCGGGCCGGTTGCTGGGCCATATCGCCTCCACCTTGCCGGGACAGCCAGGCCAGGACGTCCTGGTCGTGGTGGACAGCGGCGGTGCTCCGGTGCCGGAGGAGCACTGGCCGTTTCATGACCACATTCAAAACAAGAAAGTCTTCCGCGAGGGCCGCCTCCTGGTACGCCACGAGCAAAGGCAGACCTTGGCGCTGGAATACACATCGGCGCCTCTGCTGGACGGCGAGCAGATAGCCGGCTGCGTGCTGGTCTTCAAGGAAGCGGCGGAACAGGGGCTCCGATTACGCCCTGGGCACACCACCGAGGCAATCCTTGACCAGGCGGCGGAAGCGGTGATGATCACCGATGCGCAGAACCGCATCGTATCGGTCAACCGCGCCTTCACCGAAATCACCGGCTATCGTGAAGCCGAGGTCATAGGCAACACGCCGCGGGTTCTGAAGTCGGGCATTCACACTATCCAGTTCTATGAAACGCTCTGGATCACCCTGATCCGCGACGGGCGCTGGTGCGGCGAAATATGGAACCGGCGCAAGAACGGCGAGGTTTACCCGCAGTGGGGCAGCATCTCGGCGATCTACAACTCCGATGGCAGCGTGCGCAACTATGTGTCCGTGTTCTCGGACAACTCGAAAGCAAAAGAAGCGGAGCGGGAGCTGTTCTTCCTGGCCAATCACGATAGCCTGACCGGGCTTCCCAACCGGAAAAACTTTACCCACAAACTGGTGCAACTGATCGAGCGCGCCCGCCGTCATGGTCACCGCCTGGCGGTCGCCTTCATCGACCTGGACTACTTCAAGGTGATCAACGATTCCCTCGGGCACTCCGTCGGCGACTCCTACCTGCAGACCATCGGCGTGCGCCTGAGCAACGTGACCCGCAAACAGGATATCCTGGCCCGCTGGGGCGGTGACGAGTTCATCTTCGCCATGGATCAGGTCGAGAGCCGGCGCAGCATCTCGGAGATTCTCGCCCGCCTCGCATCCGCACTCTCGTTGCCCGTAAAAATCGAAGACCATGAGATATCGCCCACGGCGAGCATCGGTGTGAGCCTGTTTCCCGATGACGCCGACACCACGGACGACTTGATCAAGGCGGCGGATACCGCCATGTATCAGTCAAAACAGCGCGGCAGGAACCAGATCCAGTTCTACACCGAGGAACTGGCCCAGGCTGCCAACCGCAAGTTCACCATGGGCACCGATCTGCGGCGGGCGGTTCGATGCGGCGAACTGGTCTTGCACTACCAGCCCCAGGTGGATGTGGCGACCGGGGCGTTGATAGGCCTCGAATCCCTGGTGCGCTGGAATCATCCGCGCGCCGGCCTGATCGGTCCTTCCGACTTCCTGCCCCTCGCCGAGGAACTGGGCCTGGTGCCCGACATCGGCGATTGGGTGCTCCGGGAAGCCTGCACGCAATGCCGGTCCTGGCTGGACGCAGGACTCGTTGTGCCGCGTATCGCCGTCAACCTCGCACCCTGCCAGCTTCAGGCGGGCTTGGTCACCAAGATCAGTCTCGTGCTGGAACGATTCGGGCTCAGCGGCAGCATGTTGGAGATAGAGATCACGGAAGGCGCGATGGAACAGGGCGAGCAGGCCCGCGCGGTGATGGGGGCGCTGCGGGATATCGGCGTGGCCATGTCCATCGACGATTTCGGCACCGGCTACTCTTCCCTCTCCCACTTGCGCAACTTGCCCGTGGACCGATTCAAGATCGATCGCTCCTTCGTCGAGGGCGTCGACGCCTGCCCGGAAAACCTGGCCATCGTGCGCGCCATCCTGTCACTGGGCTCCACTCTGGAGATCCAGATCATTGCCGAAGGCGTGGAGACCGAGAGTCAGAGTTCAGTGCTGCAACGGGAAGGCGTGACAGCCATGCAGGGATTCCTTTTCGGTGTCCCCCTTGGCGCCGACGCGATGACGCAGCTGTTGCGGGCAGCACAGCTCAGGCTTGGAGACATTCCGAATTCGGCGTCACGCTAG
- a CDS encoding ClcB-like voltage-gated chloride channel protein, which produces MPAKPNPRRAHGLLERFRVGIKSAAYKLAWRIRLRLSAAAGRTGAGHSGMLLWAILIGILGGLGSAAFRAVNLQLTWLFTGQSRDIVMIAESLSPIERVWIPTIGGALAGFALMLGARLLPGQRPLEYLEAIRLGDGVMRVRATLLPLLSSLLSVSAGASIGREGGMVQLSAMLGSVLGRCLSVSQPKLKLMVACGGAAGLASGFNTPLAGALFIAEVVLQSIAIEALGPLIVSAITATLVIRHWIGIQPIFASAVLNAPVTIDLPRVFELGLVAGLAAPVFLLSLELSRSVFRRLRFSLPTSLALGGLMVGLISLVRPEVWGNGHGVVEALFREPATFDFVLSILLMKFLATVIASGSGAVGGVFTPTLLIGAALGWLFESLFPATGVHSTGVLVTYAALGAGAFLAATTHAPVLAILMVFEMTLDANLLFPLIIACLTSRYLSAALRSKSIYAESLGPHRPLLPMYLAHVSDLMTKPKAVMDLSTSLDELRAAFCTTTASRIWITDRHGLLLGAIAPAAITQGHWESEALAQSLMQPQPPSIQPMQPLGEALRLLIESGSEELPVVDGRGRLIGEVSRSDVLLSLT; this is translated from the coding sequence ATGCCAGCCAAGCCCAACCCACGACGCGCACATGGTCTCCTTGAGCGCTTCCGCGTAGGCATCAAATCAGCAGCGTACAAGCTGGCATGGCGAATTCGGCTGCGGCTGAGCGCAGCGGCTGGGCGGACGGGGGCAGGGCACAGCGGCATGCTGTTATGGGCCATCCTGATCGGCATCCTAGGCGGTCTGGGTTCGGCGGCCTTCCGCGCGGTCAATTTGCAACTGACCTGGCTGTTCACTGGCCAAAGCCGCGACATCGTCATGATCGCCGAGAGCCTGTCGCCGATCGAGCGGGTCTGGATTCCGACAATCGGCGGCGCACTGGCTGGCTTCGCACTGATGCTGGGAGCGCGCCTGCTTCCTGGGCAGCGCCCATTGGAGTACCTGGAAGCCATCCGTCTCGGTGATGGTGTCATGCGTGTTCGCGCGACCCTGCTACCCCTGTTGTCATCGCTGCTATCCGTCAGTGCCGGGGCTTCCATCGGGCGCGAGGGTGGCATGGTTCAGCTATCCGCCATGCTGGGTTCGGTGCTGGGGCGCTGCCTCTCCGTTTCGCAGCCCAAGCTGAAGCTGATGGTCGCCTGCGGTGGCGCCGCTGGCCTGGCCTCCGGCTTCAACACGCCCTTGGCGGGGGCCTTGTTCATCGCCGAGGTGGTCTTGCAGTCAATCGCCATCGAGGCGCTGGGTCCGCTCATCGTTTCGGCTATCACCGCCACCCTGGTCATACGCCATTGGATCGGCATCCAGCCTATCTTTGCTTCCGCGGTATTGAACGCGCCGGTAACGATCGATCTTCCCCGGGTATTCGAGCTGGGTCTGGTGGCCGGCCTGGCCGCACCCGTATTCCTGCTTTCGCTGGAGCTCTCGCGCAGCGTCTTCCGACGGCTGCGGTTCTCCCTGCCCACCAGCCTCGCCCTAGGGGGCTTGATGGTCGGCCTGATCTCTCTGGTGCGGCCGGAGGTGTGGGGCAACGGGCATGGTGTCGTGGAAGCCTTGTTCCGAGAACCAGCGACCTTTGATTTCGTCCTGAGCATCCTGCTCATGAAGTTCCTGGCGACGGTCATTGCGTCCGGTTCGGGGGCGGTGGGCGGTGTGTTCACGCCGACCTTGCTGATTGGCGCGGCGTTGGGCTGGCTTTTCGAGAGCCTTTTCCCGGCGACTGGAGTTCACTCGACCGGTGTGCTGGTCACCTATGCGGCGTTGGGTGCGGGCGCTTTTCTCGCGGCGACGACCCATGCCCCGGTTCTGGCTATTCTGATGGTCTTTGAAATGACCCTGGATGCCAATCTCCTGTTCCCGCTGATCATCGCATGCCTGACTTCGCGCTATCTTTCGGCCGCTCTTCGCAGCAAGTCGATCTATGCAGAGAGTCTCGGCCCGCACCGGCCGCTGCTACCCATGTATTTGGCCCATGTCTCGGATCTCATGACCAAGCCCAAAGCGGTTATGGACCTGTCAACGTCACTGGATGAATTGCGAGCCGCGTTCTGCACGACGACCGCCAGCCGCATCTGGATCACCGACCGTCACGGACTTCTGCTGGGGGCCATAGCGCCGGCTGCGATCACCCAAGGACATTGGGAATCTGAAGCGCTGGCTCAGAGCCTGATGCAGCCCCAACCACCCAGCATTCAGCCCATGCAACCGCTGGGGGAAGCCCTGCGGCTGCTCATCGAGTCGGGTAGCGAGGAACTGCCGGTAGTGGATGGACGCGGCAGGCTGATCGGGGAAGTCAGCCGCAGCGATGTGCTGCTCAGTTTGACCTGA
- a CDS encoding Crp/Fnr family transcriptional regulator — MPQTLGEIQNPAYPALAALLERHDFPEGTCWQRERYAPNATVITEGGYSSKVYLVLSGELRILGSVALANEYRVKPGIRDVGPGEMFGEFALLDKKPHAATVVAVSETELAAVDCQLLWDYMDANPAIGYQVLKELSASLVARMRKTNAQALNFLAWGLQAHGYQDHLNSDPA; from the coding sequence ATGCCGCAAACGCTTGGTGAGATACAGAACCCTGCCTACCCAGCCCTCGCGGCCTTGCTGGAGCGCCACGACTTCCCCGAAGGAACCTGCTGGCAGCGGGAGCGGTATGCGCCCAATGCGACGGTCATTACGGAGGGAGGCTATTCCTCCAAGGTCTACCTGGTACTTTCCGGCGAGCTACGGATTCTAGGCAGCGTCGCGCTGGCCAATGAGTACCGGGTGAAACCGGGCATCCGCGATGTCGGCCCGGGGGAAATGTTCGGCGAGTTCGCCCTCCTGGACAAAAAACCCCACGCCGCCACGGTCGTCGCCGTCAGCGAAACCGAGCTGGCAGCCGTCGACTGCCAGTTACTTTGGGATTACATGGATGCCAATCCGGCGATCGGTTATCAGGTCCTGAAGGAACTGTCAGCCAGCCTGGTCGCGCGCATGCGAAAGACCAACGCCCAGGCCCTCAACTTCCTTGCCTGGGGATTGCAAGCCCACGGGTATCAGGATCACCTGAACTCCGACCCCGCCTGA
- a CDS encoding cyclic nucleotide-binding domain-containing protein: protein MSTTINMFRNSTEAVAFAAGETIFTEGDTSNGLMYVLVEGEVEILVRGKLIDTIGPGASLGEISLVDRGPRTATAVARVGSKLEPIDGKRFQFLVQQTPFFALQIMETLVQRLRQQRGA from the coding sequence GTGTCCACGACCATCAACATGTTTCGCAATTCCACGGAGGCGGTTGCCTTCGCCGCCGGTGAAACCATCTTCACTGAAGGGGATACGTCAAACGGCTTGATGTATGTGCTGGTCGAAGGCGAGGTTGAAATCCTCGTGCGCGGAAAGCTCATCGATACCATCGGCCCCGGTGCCAGTTTGGGTGAGATCAGTCTGGTGGATCGCGGACCACGCACCGCGACGGCTGTCGCACGCGTCGGGAGCAAACTCGAACCCATCGATGGCAAGCGCTTTCAATTTCTTGTCCAGCAAACACCGTTCTTTGCCCTGCAGATTATGGAGACCCTGGTGCAACGCCTGCGCCAGCAGCGCGGAGCGTAA